From Sulfurihydrogenibium sp., a single genomic window includes:
- the rpsP gene encoding 30S ribosomal protein S16: MVRIRLSRAGRKKHPVYRMIVVDSKKPRETKAIDYIGTYDPILKTGNINVEKALEWIKKGAQPSERALKILKAFGLNTNA; encoded by the coding sequence TTGGTTAGAATAAGATTATCAAGAGCAGGTAGAAAAAAGCATCCAGTTTACAGAATGATTGTAGTAGATAGCAAAAAACCAAGAGAAACTAAAGCAATCGACTATATTGGAACCTATGATCCAATATTAAAAACTGGAAATATTAATGTAGAAAAGGCTTTAGAATGGATAAAAAAAGGTGCACAGCCTTCTGAAAGAGCGCTAAAAATTCTCAAAGCTTTTGGATTAAATACTAACGCATAA
- a CDS encoding DEAD/DEAH box helicase, which translates to MKIVYEKLIPATKPEYKEFEFKSQKINNFIKENSIKLYSHQADAIEQILKGNDIIVITPTASGKSLIYTLSILEKIDQNPDTTAILIFPLVALARDQKEKIENLIKKTKIKATVETYYGDTSNTERARIRSNPPNFLITTPDMLNKGILPNHWSWDKFFTNLEFVVVDEIHAYRGVLGSHVANIFRRLNRLANFYTGKEPLYICNSATIRNPSLFAEKLTGKKNFIEISKSGAPSPKKLIYITEPASNHQLMELIIEYLKTGTSTIVFIDSRKDIEVIYLNIKKELEKRKLFHLIGKVKPYRSGYRQEERREIEKGLANGDITVVLSTSALEMGIDIGEIQCVVLKGFPGTLAAMWQRFGRAGRRGQTAYNYLITKQNALDQYYLKNPEDIFNRNVEEPIINPENKYILKKHLILSAKELPIHIKDIKPSEKEAVKELLEEKILYIDKDKIKSRKKISFSIRSAGDSYEIVDIQTNRSIGNLNQEYVFYEAFPNAVYIHSGRTYKVINVDNDDKVVYVEEADLNYFTQPVLASETEIQNIEKSRKFKDIEIFYGSVNVRSMIIGYSKIEIESNKRINDVMFDDEKILERNFATKAVWFTIPDYYESLIKKHTLENSQKIVLSLLERKLEKPVYEMVLNIVSNSKTPYKKLGEILKENDANFIKNYLKNLSKTEIEILMAEAERLLNEKNIFIGALHGAEHGMIGIYSIFAMNDRWDIGGLSTNYHPQTEKASIFIYDGYEGGIGYAEAGFERLEDILKATYKNIKNCKCLNGCPSCILSPKCGNANEHLDKLATEKFLELILA; encoded by the coding sequence ATGAAAATAGTCTATGAGAAATTAATACCGGCTACAAAACCAGAATACAAAGAATTTGAATTTAAATCTCAAAAAATTAACAACTTTATAAAAGAAAACAGTATAAAACTTTACAGCCATCAAGCCGATGCAATAGAGCAGATACTCAAAGGAAATGACATAATCGTTATTACACCTACAGCTTCAGGAAAGTCTTTAATCTATACTTTATCTATCTTAGAAAAAATAGACCAAAACCCGGACACAACAGCCATTTTAATTTTTCCCCTTGTTGCCCTCGCAAGAGACCAAAAAGAAAAAATAGAAAACCTTATAAAAAAGACAAAAATCAAAGCAACCGTTGAAACATACTACGGAGACACTTCAAATACTGAAAGAGCAAGAATTAGGTCAAATCCGCCAAACTTTTTAATCACAACCCCGGATATGTTAAATAAGGGAATTTTGCCAAATCATTGGAGCTGGGATAAATTTTTTACAAATTTAGAGTTTGTCGTTGTTGACGAAATTCACGCCTACAGAGGAGTGCTTGGGTCTCATGTTGCAAATATTTTTAGAAGATTAAACAGATTAGCTAACTTTTACACAGGGAAAGAGCCTTTATACATCTGCAACTCTGCAACCATTAGAAACCCAAGCCTTTTTGCAGAAAAGCTTACAGGAAAGAAAAATTTTATAGAAATATCAAAATCCGGAGCACCATCTCCAAAAAAATTAATATACATTACAGAGCCGGCTTCTAATCATCAACTTATGGAGCTTATAATAGAATATCTAAAAACAGGGACATCAACGATAGTTTTTATAGACAGCAGAAAAGATATAGAAGTTATTTATCTAAACATAAAAAAAGAGCTTGAAAAAAGAAAGCTTTTCCATCTTATAGGCAAGGTAAAACCTTACAGGTCTGGATACAGACAGGAAGAAAGGAGAGAAATAGAAAAAGGTTTGGCTAATGGAGATATAACGGTCGTACTTTCTACAAGTGCGTTAGAAATGGGAATAGATATTGGAGAGATTCAGTGCGTCGTTTTAAAAGGTTTTCCTGGGACGCTGGCTGCTATGTGGCAACGTTTTGGAAGAGCCGGCAGAAGAGGACAAACAGCATACAACTACCTAATCACAAAACAAAATGCCTTAGACCAGTATTATCTTAAAAACCCGGAAGACATTTTTAACAGAAACGTAGAGGAGCCAATCATCAATCCGGAAAATAAATACATTCTTAAAAAACATCTAATATTATCAGCTAAAGAACTTCCTATTCATATCAAAGACATAAAGCCATCAGAAAAAGAAGCGGTAAAAGAGCTTTTAGAAGAAAAAATTCTTTACATTGATAAGGATAAAATCAAATCAAGGAAAAAAATCTCCTTTAGCATCAGGTCGGCAGGGGATAGTTATGAAATAGTAGACATACAGACCAATCGTTCTATCGGAAATCTTAATCAAGAGTATGTATTTTATGAAGCTTTTCCAAACGCAGTCTATATTCACTCTGGAAGAACTTATAAAGTTATCAATGTAGATAATGATGATAAGGTGGTGTATGTTGAAGAAGCGGATTTAAATTACTTTACCCAACCAGTATTGGCTTCAGAGACAGAGATACAAAACATTGAAAAATCAAGAAAATTTAAAGATATAGAGATCTTTTATGGAAGCGTTAACGTTAGGTCTATGATAATAGGATACTCAAAAATAGAAATAGAATCTAATAAAAGAATCAACGATGTTATGTTCGATGATGAAAAAATTTTAGAAAGAAATTTTGCAACAAAAGCAGTATGGTTTACCATTCCGGATTATTATGAAAGTTTGATAAAAAAGCACACATTAGAAAACAGTCAGAAAATAGTTTTATCGTTGCTTGAAAGAAAGCTTGAAAAACCGGTCTATGAGATGGTTTTAAACATAGTTTCAAACAGTAAAACTCCATACAAAAAACTTGGAGAAATTTTAAAAGAGAATGATGCTAATTTCATAAAAAATTATTTAAAAAATCTATCTAAAACAGAGATTGAGATTTTGATGGCAGAAGCTGAAAGATTATTGAACGAGAAAAATATTTTCATAGGTGCTTTACATGGAGCCGAGCATGGAATGATTGGCATTTATTCCATCTTTGCCATGAATGACAGATGGGATATTGGCGGATTGTCTACAAACTACCATCCACAGACAGAAAAAGCAAGTATATTTATTTATGATGGCTACGAAGGCGGGATAGGCTACGCAGAAGCAGGTTTTGAAAGATTGGAAGATATTTTAAAAGCAACTTACAAAAACATTAAAAACTGTAAATGTTTAAACGGCTGTCCGTCTTGTATCTTGTCTCCAAAGTGTGGAAACGCAAACGAGCATCTTGATAAACTAGCAACAGAAAAATTTTTAGAATTAATCTTAGCATGA
- a CDS encoding TonB-dependent receptor yields MKRKKALALFYAAMVSGSFVYAQEATLKVRVEDQTGLEKELPIEIKKNVPATETTVKKEEIQTRAGAGSVNIFKAIELTPSVNVQTDDAYGLGGGTIRIRGFENSQIGVTIDDMPLNDSGNFALYPHEYADVENLETITITRGSVNKRSPFYTEIGGALKVRTAPPRSKFTNSFGLKFGSYNFKRVFYRLDTGYLFGNKNLPKIFFSYSHTEADKWKGPGGAPQYRDHYTLGIAQTIGILDYEFYYDRNVQLNYFYRGFTYAETKDGNIFRSRDYTNKLIPGNTTNNTLYYEFYQNPYTNQQYRAIFNLNFTDKISLNFKPYMWVGRGSGTSATSSKIGSNYYVFFKESFNYTDRPGFTTELKVDLPHNSKFFLGYWYEYADLKQWQPSRRVDINSDGTYTLNNSASFRYNYIQRTKTTTNTPYVSFESKELLGKLDFNLGFRFASIKRKFNDYSTTGLPYYPEDGVYDDPRLSKNQTTSYEKTYKKTLPNFGLGFSVLDNLYLYASYAKNFRVPQNFLGTIPTSSSAQFVADQLKPEESDSYDIGARLTYDKFYIAPTAYIVRYKNRLIRVADPTNPTLLYIRNAGKVDAKGFELEVGANPMPKTNIYASFSYNEAKFKDDSFYDGSTRYDIKDKSVPDTPRYMVKLGSRFDVHDFKVSPSIQFIGSRYGNFTNTEKVDNYTIVNLSATRKIYKHFDLYMDVINLTNQKYVGRISPGTASGTYYAGAPFTISFGINGRF; encoded by the coding sequence GTGAAAAGAAAAAAGGCTTTAGCACTTTTTTATGCTGCTATGGTAAGTGGTAGTTTTGTTTATGCACAAGAAGCAACTTTAAAAGTTAGAGTCGAAGACCAAACAGGCTTAGAAAAAGAACTTCCGATTGAAATCAAGAAAAATGTACCGGCTACTGAAACAACAGTAAAAAAAGAAGAGATTCAAACAAGAGCCGGAGCTGGTTCGGTTAACATCTTTAAGGCTATTGAACTTACTCCATCTGTAAACGTTCAAACTGATGATGCATATGGACTTGGTGGTGGTACCATAAGAATAAGAGGTTTTGAAAATTCTCAAATTGGAGTAACTATTGATGATATGCCACTAAACGACTCAGGAAATTTTGCCCTTTATCCTCATGAGTATGCAGATGTAGAAAATCTTGAGACTATAACTATTACAAGAGGTTCTGTAAACAAAAGGTCTCCTTTCTATACAGAAATTGGCGGTGCTTTAAAAGTTAGAACTGCTCCACCAAGAAGCAAGTTTACAAACTCATTTGGTCTAAAATTTGGTTCTTATAACTTTAAGAGAGTATTTTATAGATTAGACACTGGATATTTATTTGGAAACAAGAATCTTCCAAAAATATTCTTCTCTTACTCTCACACAGAAGCTGATAAATGGAAAGGACCTGGTGGTGCACCTCAGTACAGAGACCACTATACCTTAGGAATAGCACAAACAATCGGAATTCTTGATTATGAATTTTACTATGACAGAAACGTTCAATTAAACTATTTCTACAGAGGGTTTACATACGCAGAAACCAAAGACGGAAACATTTTTAGAAGTAGAGATTATACTAATAAATTAATCCCAGGTAATACTACCAATAACACACTTTACTATGAATTCTATCAAAACCCTTATACAAACCAGCAATATAGAGCCATCTTTAATCTTAACTTTACAGACAAAATATCCCTTAATTTCAAACCTTACATGTGGGTTGGTAGAGGAAGTGGAACGAGTGCAACATCTAGTAAAATTGGATCTAATTACTATGTTTTCTTTAAAGAATCTTTTAACTATACAGATAGACCTGGATTTACAACTGAGTTAAAGGTGGATTTACCGCATAATTCTAAATTTTTCTTAGGATACTGGTATGAATACGCAGACTTAAAACAATGGCAACCATCAAGACGGGTAGATATAAATTCAGATGGAACTTACACATTGAATAATTCTGCATCCTTTAGATACAACTACATTCAAAGGACAAAGACAACAACAAATACTCCTTACGTTTCATTTGAATCAAAAGAGCTTTTAGGTAAATTAGATTTTAATCTCGGCTTTAGATTTGCAAGCATTAAAAGAAAGTTTAACGATTATAGTACGACTGGACTGCCTTATTATCCAGAGGATGGTGTTTACGACGACCCAAGATTAAGCAAAAATCAAACTACATCATACGAAAAAACATACAAAAAAACTTTACCTAATTTTGGATTAGGATTTAGCGTTTTAGACAATCTATATCTTTATGCTTCTTATGCTAAGAACTTTAGAGTACCTCAGAATTTTCTGGGAACTATACCAACAAGCAGTTCAGCGCAATTTGTAGCTGACCAACTAAAGCCTGAAGAGTCAGATAGCTATGATATAGGTGCAAGATTAACTTACGATAAGTTTTACATTGCTCCAACAGCATATATTGTAAGATACAAAAACAGACTAATCAGAGTTGCTGACCCAACTAACCCAACTTTACTATACATTAGAAACGCCGGAAAAGTAGATGCTAAAGGGTTTGAGTTAGAAGTGGGAGCAAATCCTATGCCAAAAACTAACATTTACGCATCCTTCTCATACAACGAAGCTAAATTCAAAGATGACTCTTTCTATGATGGAAGTACAAGATATGACATTAAAGACAAAAGCGTCCCAGACACTCCAAGATATATGGTCAAATTAGGCTCTCGTTTTGATGTGCATGATTTTAAAGTCTCTCCAAGCATCCAGTTTATAGGTTCAAGATATGGTAATTTCACAAATACAGAAAAAGTTGATAACTACACAATCGTAAACCTATCAGCTACAAGAAAGATTTATAAACACTTTGACCTTTATATGGATGTAATTAACCTAACAAATCAAAAATACGTAGGTAGAATAAGCCCAGGGACAGCATCAGGTACTTACTATGCAGGAGCACCATTCACGATATCTTTTGGAATCAACGGGAGGTTTTAA
- the hemW gene encoding radical SAM family heme chaperone HemW produces the protein MIKGIYIHIPFCNIKCPYCDFTSFVWQEDKLKDRYVEALKKELLMYLDSDFDIQTIYFGGGTPSTLKPEKIAEIIEFIKNNVKHQKNLEITVEINPKTYEYQEFKIIKDAGVNRISIGNQSFLEKNLAMLGRDHKPEDSYKTIENCLKAGISNINLDLIYGIQNQTLQDLEKDLEIYTSLPITHISAYMLTAYEDTPLGTLVEKGLYHLPDEDLVYQMFLMIDQALHNKGFERYELSNWAKKGYECKHNLFYWTDVNFLGIGVSAWSYVDNKRFGNTKNINEYLENVEKGIKPVKFSEVLDEKKKLEEKIFLGLRLKEGIDVDLIKNKDFLKELVDEGYGDIKDRRFYLLPKGIMVINEIVRKVL, from the coding sequence ATGATAAAAGGAATTTATATACACATACCATTTTGCAATATAAAATGTCCATACTGTGATTTTACATCTTTTGTTTGGCAAGAAGATAAATTGAAAGATAGGTACGTAGAAGCTTTAAAAAAAGAGCTTTTGATGTACTTAGATAGTGATTTTGATATTCAAACCATCTACTTTGGAGGTGGGACACCATCAACGCTAAAACCTGAAAAGATCGCTGAAATAATAGAGTTTATAAAAAACAACGTAAAGCATCAAAAAAATCTTGAAATAACAGTTGAAATAAATCCAAAAACCTATGAATATCAAGAGTTTAAAATCATAAAAGATGCAGGAGTAAACAGAATAAGCATTGGCAATCAATCATTTTTAGAAAAAAATCTTGCAATGCTTGGAAGAGACCACAAACCGGAAGATAGCTATAAAACCATAGAAAACTGCCTTAAAGCCGGAATATCTAACATAAACCTTGATTTGATTTATGGAATTCAAAATCAAACTTTACAAGACCTTGAAAAAGATTTAGAAATATACACATCACTACCTATAACTCACATATCAGCTTATATGCTAACTGCCTACGAAGACACACCCCTTGGAACACTTGTAGAAAAAGGACTTTATCATCTACCTGACGAAGATTTAGTATATCAAATGTTTTTAATGATAGACCAAGCTTTACATAACAAAGGTTTTGAAAGATATGAACTTTCAAATTGGGCAAAAAAAGGCTATGAATGTAAACACAATCTTTTTTATTGGACAGATGTAAACTTTCTCGGCATTGGCGTTTCTGCTTGGTCTTATGTAGACAATAAAAGGTTTGGAAATACTAAGAATATAAACGAGTATTTAGAGAATGTTGAAAAAGGCATCAAACCTGTCAAGTTTAGTGAGGTTTTAGATGAAAAGAAAAAGCTTGAAGAAAAAATCTTCTTAGGCTTAAGGCTTAAAGAGGGTATAGATGTAGATTTGATTAAGAATAAAGATTTTCTAAAAGAGTTAGTGGATGAAGGCTATGGAGATATAAAAGATAGAAGGTTTTATCTACTTCCAAAGGGAATAATGGTTATTAATGAAATAGTTAGGAAGGTTTTATAG
- a CDS encoding KH domain-containing protein, with protein sequence MSKLTEIVEQMAKAIVDHPEKVEVKEIEGEKVTVIELKVAPEDLGKVIGKQGRTARAMRVILASVARKENKKAVLEILE encoded by the coding sequence ATGAGCAAACTTACGGAAATCGTTGAGCAAATGGCAAAAGCTATCGTTGACCATCCAGAAAAAGTTGAAGTAAAAGAAATTGAAGGAGAAAAAGTAACAGTTATTGAATTAAAAGTTGCTCCAGAAGACCTTGGAAAAGTTATCGGTAAACAAGGTAGAACAGCAAGAGCGATGAGAGTAATCTTAGCTTCAGTTGCAAGAAAAGAAAATAAAAAAGCTGTCCTTGAAATTTTAGAATAA
- a CDS encoding restriction endonuclease subunit S, producing the protein MEEIEYMEDIPEGWKCMKVEEFAEVVSGGTPRTDKLEFWNGDIAWITPKDLSNFKFRYIERGERNISREGLENSNAKLLPKGTVLLSSRAPVGYLAIAKNELSTNQGFQSLIPKENVISEFLYYLLKNNVEYLKSQASGTTFGELSKSTLKKLTFPLPPLQEQKAIADVLSSIDDKIELLHRQNKTLEEMAMTLFRQWFIEPTKDGLPDGWEEKKLKDIYVFEKGIEPGSRNYLETPSVDAIRFIRVGDMLDNKADVYIKKDLAGDSICKFDDLLVSFDGTVGRVSFGLVGCYSSGIRKIYSKYEIYNKLWLKHQIFISEEVQDEINMHAEGTTILHASSSIDYLSFAFPPKEKIKEYDKFFDPIYKKILHNKAQIQTLEKLRDALLPKLMSGEVKII; encoded by the coding sequence TTGGAAGAGATAGAGTATATGGAAGATATTCCTGAAGGTTGGAAGTGTATGAAAGTAGAGGAATTTGCAGAAGTTGTGAGTGGAGGAACACCGAGAACAGATAAACTAGAATTTTGGAATGGAGATATAGCTTGGATTACTCCAAAAGATTTATCTAATTTCAAATTTCGTTATATAGAGAGGGGAGAAAGGAACATTTCGAGAGAAGGGTTAGAAAATTCAAATGCAAAATTATTACCAAAAGGAACTGTTTTATTAAGCAGTAGAGCACCTGTAGGATATCTTGCTATTGCAAAAAATGAACTTTCTACAAATCAAGGCTTTCAAAGTTTAATACCTAAAGAAAATGTTATTTCGGAATTTTTATACTATCTTTTAAAAAATAATGTTGAATATTTAAAGTCGCAAGCATCAGGAACTACTTTTGGGGAACTATCAAAAAGCACATTAAAAAAGTTGACTTTCCCCCTCCCCCCTCTCCAAGAGCAAAAGGCTATAGCTGATGTTCTTTCAAGCATAGACGATAAAATAGAGCTATTACATCGTCAAAATAAAACACTTGAAGAAATGGCAATGACTTTATTCAGGCAGTGGTTTATTGAGCCAACAAAAGATGGATTGCCTGATGGATGGGAAGAAAAAAAGCTGAAAGATATTTATGTTTTTGAAAAAGGCATAGAACCAGGAAGCAGAAATTATTTAGAAACTCCAAGCGTTGATGCTATTAGATTTATAAGAGTTGGTGATATGTTAGACAATAAAGCTGATGTTTATATTAAGAAGGATTTAGCGGGAGATAGTATTTGTAAATTTGACGACCTTTTAGTTTCTTTTGACGGTACAGTTGGCAGGGTTTCATTTGGTTTAGTTGGTTGTTATTCATCAGGAATTAGGAAAATCTATTCAAAATATGAAATTTATAATAAGCTTTGGTTAAAGCACCAGATATTTATTAGCGAAGAAGTCCAAGATGAAATAAACATGCACGCAGAAGGCACAACAATTTTACATGCAAGCAGTAGCATTGATTATTTATCCTTTGCATTTCCACCAAAAGAAAAAATTAAAGAATACGATAAATTTTTTGACCCTATCTATAAAAAGATATTACACAATAAAGCTCAAATCCAAACCCTTGAAAAACTAAGAGATGCACTACTACCAAAATTAATGAGCGGGGAGGTGAAAATAATATGA
- a CDS encoding AAA family ATPase has translation MYYYDEEAANRARAKAILFILSIPILIVIGESLFLLSMPGVAFALLGVQYGYEALGLNVSHSVIIGTFLFLLFLTMFLTAFIIFKRIRKDKTYKRILRILEIFIVLTGIYFGHKSSDSNDDGYLLLIGALLPFIFLYISLRILRIFRRSNSTYERALEKLQLFNQTGDRKYLLTPEESNAILQKARERRIKEGISLNQPTNTPSPVQRSTSNVQRLELDVDDLEKYLKEKIVGQDDAIKMLTDGIYQQAKAGNQNFGSYLFVGQTGVGKTETAKALAEYLKPYGYAFYRFDMNNFTEAHTASTLLGAPKGYIGSEEGGLLPRKLLENPRAVILFDEIEKAHPSLYRIFMTLIDEGYVQEVTTGMRVPAKNSIFIFTSNLYQETISAIMSSDKDEIEKEMLILDVLTGKIQPLPTDYIYTDQYGMPFKFPAEFVARITKVVPFRKLSYQDLEKIAIKIVGDKDKAVRLTKELYPLAEKYGVRVFVKKLRERVYN, from the coding sequence ATGTACTACTATGACGAAGAAGCAGCTAATAGAGCACGTGCTAAAGCTATTTTATTCATCCTTAGCATTCCTATTTTAATCGTGATTGGTGAATCACTTTTTCTTTTGTCAATGCCTGGAGTTGCTTTTGCTTTATTAGGCGTTCAGTATGGATATGAAGCATTGGGTTTAAACGTTAGCCATTCAGTCATAATCGGCACTTTCCTATTCCTTCTCTTCCTAACCATGTTTCTTACAGCTTTTATAATATTCAAACGCATTCGTAAAGATAAAACATACAAAAGAATATTAAGGATATTAGAAATTTTTATTGTTTTAACAGGCATTTACTTCGGACATAAATCTTCAGACTCAAATGATGACGGTTATCTACTCTTAATCGGTGCTCTTCTGCCTTTCATCTTCCTATACATCTCTCTTAGAATTCTAAGAATATTCAGACGTAGCAACAGCACATACGAAAGAGCATTAGAGAAGTTGCAACTTTTCAACCAAACAGGAGACAGAAAATACCTTTTAACACCTGAAGAATCTAACGCTATCTTACAAAAGGCAAGGGAAAGAAGAATAAAAGAAGGAATTTCATTAAATCAACCAACAAACACACCATCTCCCGTTCAACGTTCAACGTCCAACGTCCAACGTTTAGAATTAGATGTAGATGACTTAGAAAAATACTTAAAAGAGAAAATCGTAGGTCAAGATGATGCTATTAAGATGCTAACAGACGGGATTTATCAGCAAGCAAAAGCAGGAAATCAAAACTTTGGCTCATATCTATTTGTAGGACAAACAGGTGTAGGTAAAACTGAAACTGCAAAGGCGTTGGCTGAGTATTTAAAGCCTTACGGATATGCATTCTATAGATTTGATATGAATAACTTTACAGAAGCTCATACTGCTTCAACGCTTCTTGGTGCTCCAAAGGGATATATTGGCTCTGAAGAAGGTGGATTGCTTCCAAGAAAGCTTCTTGAAAATCCAAGGGCTGTAATACTGTTTGACGAGATAGAAAAAGCTCATCCGTCTCTTTACAGAATCTTTATGACGCTTATAGATGAAGGATACGTGCAAGAAGTAACTACAGGAATGAGAGTTCCTGCTAAAAACTCTATATTCATCTTTACCTCTAACCTATATCAAGAGACCATATCTGCCATTATGTCTTCTGATAAAGATGAGATAGAGAAAGAGATGCTAATATTAGATGTCTTGACAGGCAAAATACAGCCACTACCTACTGACTATATATACACAGACCAATACGGCATGCCATTTAAATTCCCTGCTGAATTTGTAGCAAGAATAACTAAAGTAGTGCCATTTAGAAAACTAAGCTACCAAGACTTAGAAAAAATTGCCATTAAAATAGTAGGAGATAAAGATAAAGCAGTAAGACTTACAAAAGAGCTGTATCCGTTGGCTGAAAAGTATGGAGTTAGAGTGTTTGTTAAGAAGCTTAGAGAGAGAGTGTATAATTGA
- a CDS encoding MotA/TolQ/ExbB proton channel family protein: MVEIKSAVFLLMFIVFVYGNFIIFQKFFMIKKPSGNANPVDALHWAKDFKKGLWFLDFAATTSPLLGLLGTVIGLIIAFQELGKKGVSGAGEISAAIGLALVATAIGIALSLWFYLWFKFFNSKIQEKKEDIKSKILMEVLNEQT, encoded by the coding sequence ATGGTTGAGATTAAATCAGCAGTCTTTCTGCTAATGTTTATTGTTTTTGTTTATGGAAACTTTATCATATTTCAAAAATTTTTCATGATAAAAAAACCAAGTGGAAATGCTAACCCGGTGGATGCCCTCCACTGGGCTAAAGATTTTAAAAAAGGATTATGGTTTTTAGATTTTGCAGCTACTACATCACCACTGCTTGGACTCTTAGGAACTGTAATAGGTCTTATCATAGCTTTCCAAGAGCTTGGTAAAAAAGGTGTATCAGGAGCCGGAGAAATAAGCGCCGCAATTGGATTAGCCCTTGTTGCAACTGCAATAGGGATAGCATTATCATTATGGTTTTATCTATGGTTTAAATTCTTTAATTCCAAAATCCAAGAAAAGAAAGAGGATATTAAAAGCAAGATATTGATGGAGGTTTTGAATGAACAAACATAA